ACGCTCATGGGAGGCCGTGGCCACCCCGTGGGGCCGGGTGCGGGTCAAGGTCGGGTACCGGGATGGCGTGGTGGTCCAGCGGGCCCCGGAGTTCGAGGACTGCCTCGCCGCGGCCCGGGAGGCCGGCGTGCCGCTCAAGGAGGTGTACGCCGCCGTATGGAGGTGCATGGGTGACGGATTGACAACGGGCGCAAGGCCGGTATCCTGACCAAAACATCGTTTCTGCCCCTCCCAGCCACCAGCAACTCCACCATGCCCCAAAAGGCTTGGCGGCAGCCCGGGAGCCGCCCCAACCGCCGACCGTAGACCGCTGTCGTGAAGGAGGCCGACCGTGCGCATCCTGTTCGTGGAACCGTGCCCCCCCCGCCCCCACGTGTTCAGCCGAATCCGCCTGCCCCGCCTCGGCCCGGTGCTCCTGGCCACGATCCTCCGCGATCGGGGGCACGAGACCCGGGTGGTGGTGGAGGAGGTCCGCCCCCTGCGCGATGAGGACCTGGAGTGGGCCGACGTGGTGGGGATCTCGTCCCTGACCACGACGGCCGCCCGGGCCTACCACTGGGCCGACCGGGCCCGAAGCCGCGGCAAGTTCGTGTTCATGGGCGGCCCCCACCCCACGTTCCTGCCGGACGAGGCCCTGGACCATGCGGACGCGGTAGTCCGCGGGGAGGGGGACGTGACCGTGCCGGAGCTTGTGGCGGCCCTGGAGGAGGGCCGCGGGTTCGGGGAGATCGCCGGGGTTTCGTTCCGTGCGGACGGCGTGACCGTGCACACGCCGGACCGGCCCCTGATCGAGGACCTGGACGGGCTGCCCACCCCGGACTTCTCCCTGGTGGAGAACTGGAGCGGCCGGCGGGTGACCCCGGTGTCCACCAGCCGGGGCTGCCCGTTCCGGTGCCGGTTCTGCTCGGTGATCCCCATGTTCGGGGCCCGGTATCGGTTCCAGTCGGCCCGCAGGGTGCTCGAGGACCTCGAGGCGTACTCGCGCACCACGGACCACGTGTTCTTCTGCGACGACAACTTCGCCGCGAACCGCCGCCGCACCCGCGAGATCTGCGAGGGCATCCTCGAGCGTGGATTCCCGCTGGAGTGGTCGGCCCAGGTCCGGGTGGACCTGGCCCGGGACCGGGACCTGGTCCGCCTCATGGCCCGGGCCGGCTGCTGGTGCGTGTTCGTGGGCCTCGAGTCGGTGAACCCTCGCACCCTGGAGGCCTACGACAAGCGGCAGACCGTGGACGACATCCGCAAGGCGGTGGCCACGTTCCGGCAGGCCGGGATCTGGGTCCACGGCATGTTCGTGCTGGGGGCCGACACGGACGACCCGGACACGGTGCGCCAGACGGTGCGATTTGCCCGGGAGGCGGGCATCGAGACCGTGCAGTTCCTGGCCCTCACCCCCACCCCGGGCACGGGCCTGTACGACGACATGGTGGCCCAGGGCCGGATCCTGACCCGGCGCTGGGACCTGTACGACGGCCACCACGTGGTGTTCGAGCCGGCCCAGTTCACCGCCCCGGAGCTCCAGCGGGAGATCACGCGGGCCACCGTGCGCTTCTATAGCCTTCGCCGGGTCACCCAGGCGGCCCTGAGGGCCCGGTGGCTCGAGGCCGCGGTGGCGCTGCACGCCTGGCACCACGCCCGACAGTTCCGGCGCAGGGAGCGGCCCTTCGCCCGGGACCTGCGGCTGCACCTGGTGCACCACCGGGCGGGCCTGCGCGAGATCCTCGGCAGCCGCCGGGTGCGGCGGCTGGCCCTGCCGACCCTGGGGGTCCCGCCCGAGCAGCTCCGTCTGCTGCGTCGCATCGCCGAGGGGCTTCGCCTGCAGATCGTGGAGATGGCCGAGTCTCCCGAGGCCCTGCTGCGGCGCCTGGCGACCCCCCCGGCCCCGGCCGACGTGGTGGTGGTGCCCGCCCGGCCCGACCTGCTGCCCGCCGGCAGCCGCACGGGCGACCTGTGGACCACCCGGATCGGTCACGTGCCGGTACTCGGGCTCCCCTCGGACCCGGCCGCGTTTCGAAGGGCGTGCCGGAACCTGGCCCTGGGGCTGGCGCGGAGCGCCCGGCGAGGGCTCCGGGCCTACCGCAGGGCGGTGGCAGCCCCTCGCACCGGCCGGGGCCGGGGCGTTTGACACGGTTTCCGCAGCCCTCCTAGAATCCCGTAACCTTTGCGCCGCGGGGCCCATCCAACGGGGGAGCGCGCCATGGGATCGGGCATCCGAAACTGGCCGGCCCAGGACCGGCCCCGGGAGAAGCTGCTCGGCCGGGGCGCCGAGGCCCTGACCGACCCGGAACTCCTGGCGATTCTCCTGCGTACCGGCACCGGGGGAGAGAGCGCGGTGGATCTGGCCCGCCGCCTGTGGGCCGACTACGGGGGCGCGTGGCACCGGCTCGCCGCGGCCGCGCCGGGGGAGTTGGCGGCCCGGCCGGGACTGGGGCCGGCCAAGGCCTCTGCCGTGCTCGCGGCCCTCGAGATCGGTCGCCGCATGGCCGGGCGGCCCCTGACCCTGCGGGAGCCGTTCCGGGCGAGCCGCCAGGTGTACGACCACTTCGCCCCCCGGCTGCGCGGGCTTCCCAAGGAGCGGTTCTACTGCCTGCTGCTCGACGCGCGCAACCGGCTGCTGCGGGAGGAGCGGGTGAGCGAGGGCACCCTGACCCAGAGCCTGGTCCATCCCCGGGAGGCGTTTCGGGCGGCGGTGCGCGAGGCCGCGTCTGCCGTGATCTTTGCCCACAACCACCCGAGCGGCGACCCCAGCCCGAGCGGGGACGACCGGGAGCTGACCCGGCGGCTGTGGGAGGCGGGGCGGGTGCTCGGCATCCGGGTGCTCGACCACGTGATCGTTGGGGAGGGGCGTTTCTACAGCTTCGCCGACGAGGGGGAGTTCCCCCCCGTCTGAACGAGCCGCCCCCACGGACGGTTCTCCCCCATCCTCCTGAGAGAAAGGACGGTCCAGGGTCCATGCTTCGTTTCCGCATCCGGTGGCTCGCCATCGTTCTGCTGCTGGTTCCCGGGTGGGCCGGGGCCGGGGACACCCGGGTCGTGGTCCTCCCCTTCGAGGTGTACAACGCGCCGGACCTGGAGCCCCTGAGGCCGGGCCTGGAGGCCATGCTGGCCGGCAGGCTGGACGGGCCGGGCTACTCGGTCGTCCAGGGGGCCGAACCCCGACCGTCGGACTGGACCGTGCGGACCACCATCACCCGCCTCGGGTCCACCTACAGCGTGGACGGAGCGCTGGTCCCGTCGGCCGAGAGCCCGGCCGAGGGGGCTCGCTCGTACCGCACGGTGGGGGCTCCGGACGAGATCCTGCCGGCCCTGGAGGCCCTGGCCCAGGAACTCAGGGCCCATCTCACCCGAAACCTCCCCGCGCCGGCCCCGGCCGCCCCGACCCCGGCTCGGGTCCCCCGTGAGCCCCCCCCTGCCGCGGCACCGGCCCCCCCGACCACCCAGCCGGCTGCCGCGCCCCCGACGTCGGGGATCCAGGCCGCCGTGGCCTCGCCCCGGGTGGGCCCCCTGGTCGACGGCAACGCCCTGGGGCTCGCGGCGGCCGACCTGGACAGCGACGGAACCACGGAGATCGTGGTCCTGGGCGACCAGGTCCTGACCGGATACCGGGACACGGGGACCCGGTTCGAGCGACTCTGGGAGGTGCCGGTGCCCCCGGGCATCACCCCCGCGTGCATCTCGGCCGCGGACCTGGACGGCAACGGCCGGCCGGAGCTGTTCGTGGCGGGCATGAACGGCACCCAGCCCACCAGCCAGGCCCTGGAGTGGTTCGGGTCGGCCCTGGCCTCCAAGGGCGAACGGATCCCCGGCTTCGCCCGGGCGGCCGACCCCTCGGCCCCGGTGGTGCTCGTGGCGCCGCGCGGCACGGGCAAGGACCTGTTCTCCGGGCGGATCCGCACGCTTCGGTGGGGTGGGGCCGGATACGTGGCCGGAGACCCGCTCCCCCTCCCGGCCGCCGCGCTGCCGGCCAACGCCGACCGGGTGCGCCTGGCCCCCACGACGCTTGGGTGGGCGGTCACCACCCAGGGGGACCGGCTGCGGCTGTACGACGACCAGGGGAACCAGATCTTCGAGAGCGCCGACGCGGTGAAGGGGAGCCGGGTGGCCCTGCAGGGCGAGGAACGGATCCGGGACTACCAGGACCAGGACTTCTACCGGGTGCACGGCCGCACCCTCTCGCGCCTCTCCCCGGGGAACGCACCGGAGTTCGTGCTGTTCAAGAACTACGGGAGCCTCTCCCGGGTGTTCCGGCGCATCGCCTCGTACTCCCACGCCCAGCTCCTGGTGTGGCGGTGGGACGGGCTCACCATGGTGCCGGTGGCCGAGGGCCCCAAGGTGCCGGGAGCCCTGGTGGACCTGGACTGGGACCCCGCCTCCCCCGGCCAGCGGGTGTACGCCCTGCTGGTCCAGAGCGAGGGAACCCTGTTCCGGAAGGACCGCCACCGGATCCTGGTGTACGAGTTCCGTTAGGAGGCCAGGAGGCTGGGACGCCAGAAGGCTTGAAAACCGAT
This is a stretch of genomic DNA from Deferrisoma camini S3R1. It encodes these proteins:
- a CDS encoding B12-binding domain-containing radical SAM protein, translating into MRILFVEPCPPRPHVFSRIRLPRLGPVLLATILRDRGHETRVVVEEVRPLRDEDLEWADVVGISSLTTTAARAYHWADRARSRGKFVFMGGPHPTFLPDEALDHADAVVRGEGDVTVPELVAALEEGRGFGEIAGVSFRADGVTVHTPDRPLIEDLDGLPTPDFSLVENWSGRRVTPVSTSRGCPFRCRFCSVIPMFGARYRFQSARRVLEDLEAYSRTTDHVFFCDDNFAANRRRTREICEGILERGFPLEWSAQVRVDLARDRDLVRLMARAGCWCVFVGLESVNPRTLEAYDKRQTVDDIRKAVATFRQAGIWVHGMFVLGADTDDPDTVRQTVRFAREAGIETVQFLALTPTPGTGLYDDMVAQGRILTRRWDLYDGHHVVFEPAQFTAPELQREITRATVRFYSLRRVTQAALRARWLEAAVALHAWHHARQFRRRERPFARDLRLHLVHHRAGLREILGSRRVRRLALPTLGVPPEQLRLLRRIAEGLRLQIVEMAESPEALLRRLATPPAPADVVVVPARPDLLPAGSRTGDLWTTRIGHVPVLGLPSDPAAFRRACRNLALGLARSARRGLRAYRRAVAAPRTGRGRGV
- a CDS encoding FG-GAP repeat domain-containing protein; the encoded protein is MLRFRIRWLAIVLLLVPGWAGAGDTRVVVLPFEVYNAPDLEPLRPGLEAMLAGRLDGPGYSVVQGAEPRPSDWTVRTTITRLGSTYSVDGALVPSAESPAEGARSYRTVGAPDEILPALEALAQELRAHLTRNLPAPAPAAPTPARVPREPPPAAAPAPPTTQPAAAPPTSGIQAAVASPRVGPLVDGNALGLAAADLDSDGTTEIVVLGDQVLTGYRDTGTRFERLWEVPVPPGITPACISAADLDGNGRPELFVAGMNGTQPTSQALEWFGSALASKGERIPGFARAADPSAPVVLVAPRGTGKDLFSGRIRTLRWGGAGYVAGDPLPLPAAALPANADRVRLAPTTLGWAVTTQGDRLRLYDDQGNQIFESADAVKGSRVALQGEERIRDYQDQDFYRVHGRTLSRLSPGNAPEFVLFKNYGSLSRVFRRIASYSHAQLLVWRWDGLTMVPVAEGPKVPGALVDLDWDPASPGQRVYALLVQSEGTLFRKDRHRILVYEFR
- the radC gene encoding RadC family protein, with the protein product MGSGIRNWPAQDRPREKLLGRGAEALTDPELLAILLRTGTGGESAVDLARRLWADYGGAWHRLAAAAPGELAARPGLGPAKASAVLAALEIGRRMAGRPLTLREPFRASRQVYDHFAPRLRGLPKERFYCLLLDARNRLLREERVSEGTLTQSLVHPREAFRAAVREAASAVIFAHNHPSGDPSPSGDDRELTRRLWEAGRVLGIRVLDHVIVGEGRFYSFADEGEFPPV